One stretch of Salarias fasciatus chromosome 19, fSalaFa1.1, whole genome shotgun sequence DNA includes these proteins:
- the LOC115406466 gene encoding cofilin-2-like, whose translation MASGVEVDDEAVNLFTDMKMRKYTETPDGKKIRKKAVVFCINGDKIVTEADKEILSVDDDEEHEDPLKSFINLLPENGCRYALYDAAYETEDNKKCQDLVFVMWSPDTCGVRDKMLYASSKDAIRKKFTGLKHNWEVKGREDLENRCTVADKLRGHGACLKTLEGKPL comes from the exons GCATCAGGTGTTGAAGTAGACGACGAAGCGGTCAACTTGTTCACTGACATGAAGATGAGGAAGTATACTGAAACTCCGGATGGGAAAAAGATCAGAAAGAAGGCAGTGGTGTTTTGTATCAATGGCGACAAGATCGTTACTGAAGCAGACAAGGAAATCTTGTCAGTCGACGATGACGAGGAGCACGAAGACCCCTTGAAGAGCTTCATCAACCTGTTACCAGAGAACGGCTGCAGATATGCCCTTTACGACGCCGCATACGAGACCGAGGATAACAAAAAGTGCCAGGACCTCGTCTTCGTCATGTG gTCTCCAGATACCTGTGGAGTCAGAGACAAAATGCTGTATGCGAGCTCCAAAGACGCCATCAGAAAGAAGTTTACAG GACTCAAACACAATTGGGAGGTGAAGGGAAGGGAGGACCTCGAGAACCGCTGCACGGTGGCGGACAAGCTGCGCGGACATGGAGCATGTTTGAAAACCCTGGAGGGCAAACCGCTGTGA